TAGAGGTAAGCTCTCTTAATTTTTGGCTGTTCCACATATAAATATTTCCGATGTCCAGCCACTCTGCAAGCCATGACAGAAATTCCTCTCCAGCTACAGCCGGCTCCAGACAAGAAGCGTCCTGCCTGATTCTTGTTTCCAAATCTTCGTACACTGACTGGAATATACTTAAATATCTCTCTAAAAAATCTGCGCTTTCTTTGTCCTTTTCATAAAGGCTGGGCAGAAATCTAAGCCATGTTTCTTTTGGAAAATAGACTGTCATATCCTTCAGCACAGGAAGCCCCCCGGTACCTGCATACAATTCTGCTGCAAACCACATATATCTGCCCTTAATATCAAACAGCAGCAAATCCTCCGGGTCCTGTTCCTCCATTTGCAAAAACGGCCTGAAAATTCTTTTTTTCTCTTCAGCAGATATGGTCTCAGACTTTATAATCTCCTCCACATCCATTTCCTGCTGCCCCACCAGAATTTTTCTGCTGTCCCCTGCATAAAAAAAGAAATTCACGAAAACGCCTAATGCCTCTGACGGAGTTCTCACAAATCTGTGCCATACAGTTTGATCCTCCCGGCTGTCTAAGATTCTGGAAAAAAATATCCCTTCTCCGCAATCTTCCTGCAAGGTCAGACCGCCGTTTTCCCATCGGCAGTTTTCCATATATCCTCTATTAAAATCCAACGGCTTATTAAAAACAAAATACTTCATTTGTCCACCCATCGTCCTTTAGTTGTTTACTACTATGCACTTTACGTCTTTTAAAACAGCCATACCTGTAGGAGGAAGAAATACGTCCCCGGTTCTGCTGCGTGAGATTCTGTTTCCCCTTGCCTCAATAGACAGCATATGAATTTTCGTAATACAATCCAGGCTGTCCAAACTGCCATATAAGCTTCCTCTGCTGATAAACGGACCAAATTTGCCTTCCATTTCCTTAAAAAATTCTGTTATTTTTCTCTGAATCTGCTCTCTGGCATGTAAGTATTCCGGCTTCACGCTGGCCTCCACATACACGCCGATTTCTGTATACTCTGGAGAATGAAGGCAGATTCTGGTTCCCAAAAGCCTTTTATCCTCTAAATAAGCCAGAATATTTTTCTTGTATACAGAGCTTAAAATTCCTTCCCCGTTTTCACAGTAAGGTCTTACTGCCAAATCTACTACATTGTCTTCCAAATATTTTTCTTCTGAAGAAGGCAGCACTTTTACAGCCTGCACTCTCAGACCCGGCGTTTTTTTCACCAGCTTCTCATAATCACTTTCTGACACAGCTCTCTCTGACTGTCTCATTCTGGACGCCGCTCTCAAAGCGCATTCTTCCATAGTCTCCCCGTCTGTTCCTCCTTCGCCCTCCTCCAGAATTCTGCAGATAATATGCTCCTTCTCCACTTCTTTTCCGGCTTTCATATTGCCTGCGCTTCCCGCTGTGCAGAAGCAGCTGACAATTCTTATTTCTGTTTCCGGGGCCATGCCGTGAAAACTGTCTCCAAAAATAATCTCCCCGGCTTTCTCGTCTACCTGGTAGCAGCATACCTCCGGGCCTACTGCGTCAAAATCCTCTACCTGCTCCCACATTTCATATACTCCCGGCTCAGTAAGGCTTTCCACTAAAATTATAAGCCCCTCCGACATAAAGCCTTCCCCGGGAATCTGAAACCTTTGCCCTGGAAATCCGTTTCCAACTCCTACACATCTTTTATCATAAAATTCAGGCAGATAATAACTGGTCCACACCGTTTCATTGCTTTCTGCTTTCTGTCCATTTTTCAGCAAACGGTATCTGCTGTTTTCTTCTATGTACTGTTCTGTTTTGCTTCTGACACTATCTTTTCTCTCCCCCTGCTTCCAGCAAGCCTTAGTTTCTTTTTGGAGCAGACAAATATGGCGGAAGCTAAGACCTGTAATTAAGGGAACCGTATCATACTCCTGTTTTTTCAGCAGTAATCTTAAAAAATATCCTTCTATTCCCTCTTCCCTTATTTTTTCCATTTCCCTTTCCAGGGAAAAACGAATCCCGCCGCTTTGTATCAGAGCCAGGCTGCTGTCGCAAATAACCTTTGCCCTTTTCCATCCTTCTCTGGTTTTGTATTCTACAGCAATTTCAGCTAACGGACTAAAATCCTTTTCCTGCTTTACCGGATTTCTTTTAATCCTGTACTCATCATACATTTGAAATGAAAGGCAGCACTCTTTTCCCGGTTCAATCGGCAAATCTAAACACATGAGAAACTGATTTCCCGCCTCAGGCTTTCTGCCAAAGGGATATACCATTATTTTGCTGTCCCGCCTTATGCTTTTCTCTCTGTGGAGAACACGTCCCTGGCAATCCTTTACAACAGCTGCCTGAATCCGGCTTTCAGGAAGATATTCTTCCCTTTCTGTCTCAAATACCAGATTTCCCGCCATAAAACGGCTTCCCTCAAACAGGATCACGCTTCCTTCTGGACCTTGGCTTTCAGCACAGCCGGACGCCGCTTCTTTGGAGTCATTCCTAAAAGCTTTAAAAACTTTCTCTTATGATGTTGGCCGATTTGGTCCATGTGAAATTGCTGAACCTCTTTTAAATATGAAAACATTTCCAGAAACGTAATGCCCGGGTCATGGTAATTGTAATCTGTCCACTCCGGATAAATTCCTGCAATCCTGCTTCTTGCCTCTCTGGCTATTTCCTCGAAACTGCTGTTATCCAGCTTTACCTCCGGCAGCATAGTCATCATCTCCTATTGGGCCTGTACCGTAATCCTGTGAGCGCCGCTTACAGGAAGTACATATGGGCACTGCCCCATTTCTTCCGGATTTACCTCCACAGTCTCCTGACCGTTTCTGATGCATCCTGTTATAATTAAATTTCTCACTTCTTTTACTTCTTCTGCATTTTTCAGCACCATATCAATCTGATTTCTGTCCGGCAGGGTTCCCACCTGCCATCCCTTTTCCAGGAAATTTCCGTTAATAGGATTTAAAAATTCAGATATCCTTTCCAGTACCTTACGGCGG
The window above is part of the Lachnoclostridium edouardi genome. Proteins encoded here:
- a CDS encoding phage tail protein, with product MKYFVFNKPLDFNRGYMENCRWENGGLTLQEDCGEGIFFSRILDSREDQTVWHRFVRTPSEALGVFVNFFFYAGDSRKILVGQQEMDVEEIIKSETISAEEKKRIFRPFLQMEEQDPEDLLLFDIKGRYMWFAAELYAGTGGLPVLKDMTVYFPKETWLRFLPSLYEKDKESADFLERYLSIFQSVYEDLETRIRQDASCLEPAVAGEEFLSWLAEWLDIGNIYMWNSQKLRELTSKATRLFEIRGTKKGLAEMVALYTGEEPFIVEEWQTREFKALGEKKMELERLYGREPNVFTLLVKEKYLSSSRDYQALERLVREAAPAYMEVRIVPLKPYIFLGDYSYLGINSSLGQYRPLTLDGLSAIPFTVIGSGVEEGDRK
- a CDS encoding baseplate J/gp47 family protein gives rise to the protein MILFEGSRFMAGNLVFETEREEYLPESRIQAAVVKDCQGRVLHREKSIRRDSKIMVYPFGRKPEAGNQFLMCLDLPIEPGKECCLSFQMYDEYRIKRNPVKQEKDFSPLAEIAVEYKTREGWKRAKVICDSSLALIQSGGIRFSLEREMEKIREEGIEGYFLRLLLKKQEYDTVPLITGLSFRHICLLQKETKACWKQGERKDSVRSKTEQYIEENSRYRLLKNGQKAESNETVWTSYYLPEFYDKRCVGVGNGFPGQRFQIPGEGFMSEGLIILVESLTEPGVYEMWEQVEDFDAVGPEVCCYQVDEKAGEIIFGDSFHGMAPETEIRIVSCFCTAGSAGNMKAGKEVEKEHIICRILEEGEGGTDGETMEECALRAASRMRQSERAVSESDYEKLVKKTPGLRVQAVKVLPSSEEKYLEDNVVDLAVRPYCENGEGILSSVYKKNILAYLEDKRLLGTRICLHSPEYTEIGVYVEASVKPEYLHAREQIQRKITEFFKEMEGKFGPFISRGSLYGSLDSLDCITKIHMLSIEARGNRISRSRTGDVFLPPTGMAVLKDVKCIVVNN